The following are from one region of the Cystobacter ferrugineus genome:
- a CDS encoding DNA gyrase/topoisomerase IV subunit A, whose protein sequence is MSTLATAADNKTRKKQGASGGGGNGAAAAAGGSGGDGTVPAALADEARRRYLNYALSVITSRALPDVRDGLKPVQRRILYGMWNDLNLSHDAKYKKCAQVVGAIMGPYHPHGDASIYEALVRMAQDFSLRYPLVDGHGNFGSLDGDAAAAYRYTECRLEKISGELLNELEQKTVDFRPNYDGTRTEPIVLPARVPHLLMNGTTGIAVGMATNIPPHHLGELCDALTALVEDNTLTTKQLLKWVKGPDFPTGGEILNSQKELQDIYESGQGSVRLRGEYTLEELKRGGQQIVITSIPYTVNKSTLVAKMGEIVRDRKLPLVLDVRDESTKDVRIVLELKKEASHELVMAYLYKNTPLQTNFNVNLTCLVPNPENPDVGMPRRLGLKEVLQYFLDFRLEVVKRRLQHQLDELKKRVHILEGFEKVYDALDEMIRIIRQSEGKQDAAKKLMARFKLDEVQVDAILEMKLYKLARLEILVVQNELKEKRAQIKNLEALLKSSTRLWGMVKDELGEVKAAYATGKRRTKVSRGGAEEMVFDAEALIADEDAHVVITRDGWIKRMREVKDPSATRLREGDAVMAVLAGSLKANLVLFTNFGTAYVTRFNDVPASTGYGDPVQKLFKFDDGERVVGALSLDGRLWRPEKLLGITRQGQGMRFPLAPHLEVSTRAGRRYAKTGEGDEIVGVQPVEDKDLVGVLTERTSVLVCKVAEINELAGPGKGVSVIKVESGDRVVDFIVAPPGNKDAGIGFETQKGRKLALTPGRSEVTGRGGKGHEMSRKDGVKEVLRAPLFVPLPEPKKD, encoded by the coding sequence ATGAGCACGCTCGCAACAGCAGCGGACAACAAGACGCGCAAGAAGCAGGGAGCCTCGGGCGGCGGCGGAAACGGAGCCGCCGCGGCCGCGGGAGGCAGTGGGGGCGATGGCACCGTGCCCGCCGCGCTCGCCGACGAGGCGCGTCGCCGCTACCTCAACTACGCCTTGTCCGTCATCACCTCGCGCGCCCTGCCCGACGTGCGTGACGGCCTCAAGCCCGTGCAGCGCCGCATCCTGTACGGCATGTGGAACGACCTGAACCTGTCGCACGACGCCAAGTACAAGAAGTGCGCCCAGGTCGTCGGCGCCATCATGGGCCCCTACCACCCGCACGGCGACGCCTCCATCTACGAGGCGCTCGTGCGCATGGCGCAGGACTTCTCCCTGCGCTACCCGCTCGTGGACGGCCACGGCAACTTCGGCTCGCTCGACGGCGACGCCGCCGCGGCCTACCGCTACACCGAGTGCCGCCTGGAGAAGATCTCCGGCGAGCTGCTCAACGAGCTGGAGCAGAAGACGGTCGACTTCCGCCCCAACTACGACGGCACCCGCACCGAGCCCATCGTGCTGCCCGCGCGCGTGCCGCACCTGCTGATGAATGGCACCACGGGCATCGCCGTGGGCATGGCCACCAACATCCCGCCCCACCACCTGGGCGAGCTGTGCGACGCGCTCACGGCGCTCGTGGAGGACAACACCCTCACCACCAAGCAGCTCCTCAAGTGGGTCAAGGGGCCGGACTTCCCCACCGGCGGAGAGATCCTCAACTCCCAGAAGGAGCTGCAGGACATCTACGAGTCGGGCCAGGGCAGCGTGCGCCTGCGCGGCGAGTACACCCTGGAGGAGCTCAAGCGCGGGGGCCAGCAGATCGTCATCACCTCCATCCCCTACACGGTGAACAAGTCCACGCTCGTGGCGAAGATGGGGGAGATCGTCCGCGACCGGAAGCTGCCGCTCGTTTTGGACGTGCGCGACGAGTCCACCAAGGACGTGCGCATCGTCCTGGAACTCAAGAAGGAGGCCAGCCACGAGCTGGTGATGGCCTACCTCTACAAGAACACCCCGCTGCAGACGAACTTCAACGTCAACCTCACCTGCCTCGTGCCCAACCCGGAGAACCCGGACGTGGGCATGCCCCGGCGGCTGGGCCTCAAGGAGGTCCTCCAGTACTTCCTCGACTTCCGGCTCGAGGTCGTCAAGCGGCGGCTGCAGCACCAGCTCGACGAGCTGAAGAAGCGCGTGCACATCCTCGAGGGCTTCGAGAAGGTCTACGACGCCCTGGACGAGATGATCCGCATCATCCGCCAGTCCGAGGGCAAGCAGGACGCGGCCAAGAAGCTCATGGCCCGCTTCAAGCTCGACGAAGTCCAGGTGGACGCCATCCTGGAGATGAAGCTCTACAAGCTCGCGCGCCTGGAGATCCTCGTGGTGCAGAACGAGCTCAAGGAGAAGCGCGCGCAGATCAAGAACCTGGAGGCGCTGCTCAAGAGCAGCACGCGCCTGTGGGGCATGGTGAAGGACGAGCTGGGCGAGGTGAAGGCCGCGTACGCCACGGGCAAGCGCCGCACCAAGGTGAGCCGCGGCGGCGCCGAGGAGATGGTGTTCGACGCCGAGGCGCTCATCGCGGACGAGGACGCGCACGTGGTCATCACCCGCGACGGGTGGATCAAGCGCATGCGCGAGGTGAAGGACCCGTCCGCCACGCGCCTGCGCGAGGGCGACGCGGTGATGGCGGTGCTGGCCGGCAGCCTCAAGGCAAACCTGGTGCTGTTCACCAACTTCGGCACCGCCTACGTCACGCGCTTCAACGACGTGCCCGCCTCCACCGGCTACGGAGATCCGGTGCAGAAGCTGTTCAAGTTCGACGACGGCGAGCGCGTGGTGGGCGCGCTGTCGCTCGACGGCCGGCTGTGGCGTCCGGAGAAGCTCCTGGGCATCACCCGGCAGGGTCAGGGCATGCGCTTCCCGCTCGCCCCGCACCTGGAGGTGTCCACGCGCGCCGGCCGCCGCTACGCCAAGACGGGCGAGGGCGATGAGATCGTCGGCGTGCAGCCGGTGGAGGACAAGGATCTGGTGGGAGTGCTCACCGAGCGCACGAGCGTGCTGGTGTGCAAGGTGGCGGAGATCAACGAGCTGGCCGGTCCGGGCAAGGGCGTGAGCGTCATCAAGGTGGAGTCGGGGGACCGGGTGGTGGACTTCATCGTGGCGCCCCCGGGCAACAAGGACGCGGGGATCGGCTTCGAGACGCAGAAGGGCCGCAAGCTCGCGCTCACCCCGGGCCGTTCCGAGGTGACGGGCCGCGGTGGCAAGGGCCACGAGATGTCCCGCAAGGACGGGGTGAAGGAGGTGCTGCGCGCGCCTCTGTTCGTCCCGCTGCCCGAGCCCAAGAAGGATTAG
- a CDS encoding PEGA domain-containing protein, whose amino-acid sequence MRLKTPLSLSLALLLGAIPSAALAAPGPGTLVAAAKKKKPAAPVQPPPPVEEPLPQPQPPPAPPALPELPATPWAGRSVVLTVPATPADALDASRLEASLNEALAGQGNVFLLNPVERFPAPPPLSLERGDVLYNEGKGLYDNLDPEGAARKFTTLASYYQRLPVDTKPERLARVYIFLGASRLLDGDTASAQKFFTRALLAEPNVKPESELFGQDVDDAFTAAKTDLASQARGTLAIDSVPQGAQVTVHGESLGTTPLEDVELPPGPHQVVITLPGHLPFGTFQEVASGQRAEVRPTLAPVPGLGEFREQAVQVAASKTLDTPPAGAPPAEVVALGEKIGARYVVLARVEHSGPGGALSATLDAWDVQGKNRLRGVKWNPGSATEQQRVVRQVNDFVTGRFSNGLTIPPEVVAVVKKPWFWAAVGGVAVATTAGILLANQGSKPLGARLGNFGAGW is encoded by the coding sequence GTGCGATTGAAGACCCCCCTTTCCCTGTCGCTCGCGCTGCTGCTCGGCGCGATCCCCAGTGCCGCCCTGGCTGCCCCCGGCCCCGGCACGCTCGTCGCCGCGGCCAAGAAGAAGAAGCCCGCGGCCCCGGTCCAGCCGCCCCCGCCCGTCGAGGAGCCGCTTCCGCAGCCCCAGCCGCCTCCCGCGCCCCCCGCCCTGCCCGAGCTGCCCGCCACGCCCTGGGCGGGCAGGAGCGTGGTGCTCACCGTGCCCGCCACTCCCGCCGACGCGCTCGACGCCTCCCGGCTCGAGGCGTCGCTGAACGAGGCGCTCGCCGGACAGGGCAATGTCTTCCTGCTCAATCCCGTGGAGCGCTTTCCCGCGCCCCCGCCCCTGTCGCTCGAGCGCGGGGATGTCCTCTACAACGAGGGCAAGGGGCTCTACGACAACCTGGATCCCGAGGGCGCGGCGAGGAAGTTCACCACGCTGGCCTCCTACTACCAGCGGCTTCCGGTGGACACGAAGCCGGAGCGCCTGGCGCGCGTCTACATCTTCCTGGGGGCCTCGCGCCTGCTGGATGGGGACACCGCCAGTGCCCAGAAGTTCTTCACCCGGGCGCTGCTCGCGGAGCCCAACGTCAAGCCCGAGTCCGAGCTCTTCGGGCAGGACGTGGACGACGCCTTCACCGCCGCGAAGACGGACCTGGCCAGCCAGGCCCGGGGCACGCTCGCCATCGACTCCGTGCCCCAGGGCGCGCAGGTGACGGTGCACGGCGAGTCCCTGGGCACCACGCCGCTCGAGGACGTGGAGCTGCCGCCGGGCCCGCACCAGGTGGTCATCACCCTTCCGGGCCACCTGCCCTTCGGCACCTTCCAGGAGGTGGCCTCCGGACAGCGCGCGGAGGTGCGCCCCACGCTGGCGCCCGTGCCCGGTCTGGGCGAGTTCCGGGAGCAGGCCGTCCAGGTGGCCGCGTCCAAGACGCTCGACACCCCTCCGGCCGGGGCGCCGCCCGCGGAGGTCGTCGCGCTGGGAGAGAAGATTGGCGCGCGCTATGTAGTGCTCGCCCGGGTGGAGCACTCGGGACCGGGCGGAGCCCTGAGCGCCACGCTGGATGCCTGGGACGTGCAGGGCAAGAACCGCCTGCGCGGCGTGAAGTGGAACCCCGGGTCCGCCACCGAGCAGCAGCGCGTGGTGCGCCAGGTGAACGACTTCGTCACCGGCAGGTTCTCCAACGGACTGACGATCCCGCCCGAGGTGGTGGCGGTGGTGAAGAAGCCCTGGTTCTGGGCGGCGGTGGGCGGAGTGGCCGTGGCCACCACCGCCGGCATCTTGCTGGCCAACCAGGGGAGCAAGCCCCTCGGGGCGCGGTTGGGTAATTTCGGCGCGGGCTGGTAG
- a CDS encoding DNA gyrase/topoisomerase IV subunit B, whose translation MATSNKKTTYTGADIQVLEGLEPVRKRPAMYIGGTDSTGYHHLLWEILDNSVDEVINGYASTVEVTLHKDGRTITVVDDGRGIPIDIMPKFKKPAVEIILTTLHAGGKFEQGNYIHSGGLHGVGSSVVNALARKLVVEIKRDGKRHVQTYSKGKPTSPLKVDGAVRGTGTSMTFEPDPEIFGEKLKFDASLIRERLEAKSYLHKGMTVVWKDETATPPVKEEFKHDGGIAEYLTKVVAERGKPVVPSGSTAHFYHSRDNGVRLEAALVWTEATDEHIRSYVNGIPTPLGGTHEAGLRSAVVKAVRNYIETHDLTFKGVTLTAEDIREGMTCILSTYVVEPQFQGQTKGRLNNPEASAQVDGVIRPALEKWLNDNKSIAESVVARIVLAARAREASRAASQAISRKTAVSHRLNLPGKLADCSATEPGNSELFLVEGDSAGGSAKQGRDRRTQAVLPLRGKVLNSEQASTDKVVGNRELTDIVSALGCGIGNDFDITKLRYGRVFLLMDADSDGHHIATLLLTFFYRHLRPLIEAGHVYLAQPPLFRVDIGKETYWALDEGHRDRIIREKAKGNAKPNVMRFKGLGEMTPDELKETTLDPKNRQSLRVTIDNPILTDQVINDLMGRDVSARFKFIMESANEVEELDV comes from the coding sequence ATGGCGACGAGCAACAAGAAGACGACCTACACGGGCGCGGACATCCAGGTCCTCGAGGGCCTGGAGCCGGTGCGCAAGCGCCCCGCGATGTACATCGGCGGCACCGACTCCACGGGCTATCACCACCTGCTCTGGGAGATCCTCGACAACTCGGTGGACGAGGTCATCAACGGCTACGCGTCCACCGTGGAGGTGACGCTGCACAAGGATGGCCGGACGATCACCGTGGTGGACGATGGGCGCGGCATCCCCATCGACATCATGCCCAAGTTCAAGAAGCCCGCGGTGGAGATCATCCTCACCACGCTGCACGCGGGCGGCAAGTTCGAGCAGGGCAACTACATCCACTCGGGCGGTCTGCACGGCGTGGGCAGCTCGGTGGTGAACGCGCTGGCGCGCAAGCTCGTGGTGGAGATCAAGCGCGACGGCAAGCGCCACGTGCAGACGTACAGCAAGGGCAAGCCGACCAGTCCGCTCAAGGTGGACGGCGCCGTGCGCGGCACCGGCACGTCCATGACGTTCGAGCCGGATCCGGAGATCTTCGGTGAGAAGCTCAAGTTCGACGCGTCGCTCATCCGCGAGCGGCTCGAGGCCAAGAGCTACCTGCACAAGGGCATGACGGTCGTCTGGAAGGACGAGACGGCCACGCCCCCGGTGAAGGAGGAGTTCAAGCACGACGGCGGCATCGCCGAGTACCTCACCAAGGTGGTGGCCGAGCGCGGCAAGCCCGTGGTGCCCTCGGGCAGCACGGCGCACTTCTACCACTCGCGTGACAACGGGGTGCGGCTGGAGGCGGCGCTGGTGTGGACGGAGGCCACGGACGAACACATCCGCTCGTACGTCAACGGCATTCCCACGCCCCTGGGCGGCACGCACGAGGCGGGCCTGCGCAGCGCGGTGGTCAAGGCGGTGCGCAACTACATCGAGACGCACGACCTGACCTTCAAGGGTGTCACGCTCACCGCGGAAGACATCCGCGAGGGCATGACGTGCATCCTGTCCACCTACGTGGTGGAGCCGCAGTTCCAGGGGCAGACCAAGGGGCGGCTCAACAACCCCGAGGCCTCGGCCCAGGTGGACGGCGTCATCCGGCCCGCGCTGGAGAAGTGGCTCAACGACAACAAGTCCATCGCCGAGTCGGTGGTGGCGCGCATCGTGCTCGCCGCCCGCGCCCGCGAGGCGAGCCGCGCCGCGTCACAGGCCATCAGCCGCAAGACGGCCGTCAGCCACCGGCTCAACCTGCCCGGCAAGCTCGCGGACTGCTCCGCCACGGAGCCGGGAAACAGCGAGCTGTTCCTCGTGGAAGGTGACTCCGCAGGTGGGAGCGCCAAGCAGGGGCGGGATCGCCGGACGCAGGCCGTGCTGCCGCTGCGCGGCAAGGTGCTCAACTCCGAGCAGGCCTCCACCGACAAGGTGGTGGGCAACCGGGAGCTCACGGACATCGTCAGCGCCCTGGGGTGCGGCATCGGCAACGACTTCGACATCACCAAGCTGCGCTACGGCCGCGTCTTCCTGCTCATGGACGCCGACAGCGACGGCCACCACATCGCCACGCTGCTGCTCACCTTCTTCTACCGGCACCTGCGCCCGCTCATCGAGGCCGGCCACGTCTACCTCGCCCAGCCGCCCCTGTTCCGGGTGGACATCGGCAAGGAGACGTACTGGGCACTGGACGAGGGGCACCGCGACCGCATCATCCGCGAGAAGGCCAAGGGCAACGCCAAGCCCAACGTCATGCGCTTCAAGGGTCTGGGCGAGATGACGCCGGACGAGCTGAAGGAGACCACGCTCGATCCGAAGAACCGCCAGAGCCTGCGGGTGACCATCGACAACCCGATCCTGACCGATCAGGTCATCAACGACTTGATGGGCCGCGACGTCAGCGCGCGCTTCAAGTTCATCATGGAGAGCGCCAACGAGGTGGAGGAGCTGGACGTCTAG